A genome region from Maylandia zebra isolate NMK-2024a linkage group LG6, Mzebra_GT3a, whole genome shotgun sequence includes the following:
- the LOC143418937 gene encoding uncharacterized protein LOC143418937: MHETYIVRITYECYRNCVNLHRCLLIKCCVKGVQGQTNSICALKGSSVNLSCSHQHPTSSMNWYSVHRGGFKIETSADGKYSMSADSNLTLTVNNLAENDANIYCCREPADKSDCGQRGISLSVAELQVKVIPATEGQTVTLMCSSSCPLTEKPAAYIWYKNREFLYEDWSPWYQELLSSEEAVTYSCAVKGYEHLRAPQVSVDSITSTCVNVTYTKSEMCPYQQGSEHEPCSITFPRVVHVVKTPGNTLTCSTSCPLIDPQTVYVWYENGKLYRENIRSISTPSSLKNNFYCAIKGHEHLQSDDVCVQDKNCWTVNYVSRRICALEGSSVNIISKYSHPDNMKPEFKCWSKKWKTGDKELEKPIEPSGRVEYQDNMKNQHTLTIKNLKKNDSGEYTFILKGNDKELKLPGVFLIVTELRVKMSPSAVVTEGQRVTLTCSTSCPLTDNTNYIWYFNSRHLNMTETHNKHLILDPVSRENIRNYSCGVKTNKDNTTAQWLPAAAGGFAALLLIIIILLTVFCCRRKKRASSHSPKSEISDNKQQVSHNPIYENVSAHYSRMPVNTHQPAHLYSNEGELDSNQGDLYCNEGKVYPNQAELYSNTADLYSNIQY; this comes from the exons ATGCATGAAACTTATATTGTCAGAATAACATATGAATGTTATAGAAATTGTGTAAATCTGCACAGATGCTTGTTAATCAAATGTTGTGTTAAAGGTGTTCAGGGACAAACAAACAGCATCTGTGCCTTGAAAGGTTCATCAGTGaatctgtcctgctcacatcaaCATCCAACATCAAGCATGAACTGGTACAGTGTACACAGGGGGGGCTTCAAGATTGAGACATCTGCAGATGGAAAGTACAGCATGTCAGCAGATAGTAACTTGACTCTGACAGTCAACAATCTAGCAGAGAATGATGCAAACATTTACTGCTGCAGAGAACCTGCTGACAAATCAGACTGTGGCCAAAGGGGAATTTCTCTCAGTGTTGCAG AGCTGCAGGTAAAGGTGATTCCTgccacagagggacagacagtaacactgatgtgcagcagcagctgtcctCTGACTGAAAAGCCTGCAGCCTACATCTGGTACAAGAACAGAGAGTTTCTCTATGAGGACTGGTCTCCCTGGTACCAAGAGCTGCTCAGCAGTGAGGAAGCAGTCACATACTCCTGTGCTGTCAAAGGCTACGAGCATCTCAGAGCCCCTCAAGTCTCTGTGG ATTCCATCACATCAACATGCGTCAATGTGACGTACACTAAAAGCGAAATGTGTCCTTATCAGCAGGGATCAGAACATGAGCCTTGTTCCATCACATTTCCCAGAG TGGTACATGTTGTAAAGACACCTGGGAACACACTGACCTGTAGCACCTCATGTCCTCTGATCGACCCTCAAACTGTCTATGTGTGGTATGAAAATGGAAAACTTTATAGGGAAAATATAAGAAGCATTTCAACTCCAAGTTCTTTGAAAAACAACTTTTACTGTGCAATTAAAGGTCATGAGCATCTTCAATCTGATGACGTCT GTGTTCAGGATAAAAACTGCTGGACAGTGAATTATGTCAGCAGGAGAATCTGTGCTCTGGAAGGATCTTCAGTGAACATTATCAGTAAATACTCACATCCTGATAACATGAAACCAGAGTTTAAATGTTGGAgtaaaaaatggaaaacaggTGATAAGGAACTTGAAAAACCGATTGAGCCTTCAGGTCGTGTGGAGTATCAGGACAACATGAAGAACCAACACACCCTGACCATCAAAAACCTGAAGAAGAATGACTCAGGAGAATACACCTTCATCCTGAAAGGAAATGATAAAGAACTGAAACTGCCTGGAGTCTTTTTGATTGTCACAG AGCTGAGAGTGAAGATGAGTCCTTCTGCAGTGGTGACAGAGGGTCAGAGAGTCACACTGACCTGCAGCACCAGCTGTCCTCTGACTGACAACACAAATTACATTTGGTACTTCAACAGTCGACATCTGAACATGACAGAGACCCACAACAAACATCTGATCCTAGACCCAGTCAGCAGGGAGAATATAAGAAATTATTCCTGTGGTGTTAAAACTAACAAGGATAACACCACAGCTCAATGGCtaccagcagctgcaggaggttTTGCAGCTCtcctgttaataataataatacttctCACTGTGTTCTGCTGCCGGAG AAAAAAGAGGGCTTCTAGTCATTCTCCAAAGAGTGAAATATCAGACAACAAACAGCAG GTTAGCCATAATCCCATATATGAAAACGTCTCAGCTCACTACAGCAGAATGCCTGTCAATACACACCAACCAGCTCATCTCTATTCCAATGAAGGAGAACTTGACTCCAATCAAGGTGACCTCTACTGCAATGAAGGTAAAGTCTATCCCAATCAAGCTGAACTCTATTCCAATACAGCTGATCTATACTCTAACATCCAATACTGA
- the LOC143418938 gene encoding glutathione synthetase-like, with the protein MIKSREFIVCFPLQSWDARLLMERSRAVKCPDISAHLAGTKKVQQVLPRPGVLDRFFPDQPQAVQQIRATLADLYTLDMGPERDKTVSVALSAAERFVLKSQREGGGRVKTW; encoded by the exons ATGATAAAAAGCAGAGAATTCATTGTCTGTTTTCCATTGCAGAGCTGGGATGCTCGTCTCCTCATGGAGCGCTCTCGAGCTGTGAAGTGTCCAGATATCAGCGCTCACCTGGCTGGTACCAAGAAGGTTCAGCAAGTGCTCCCCAGACCTGGAGTCCTGGACAGATTCTTCCCAGACCAGCCTCAAGCTGTGCAGCAGATCCGAGCGACATTGGCTGACCTCTACACTCTAGACATG GGTCCAGAGAGGGACAAAACAGTATCAGTGGCCTTGTCAGCAGCAGAACGGTTTGTCTTGAAGTCTCAGCGAGAAGGAGGAG GCAGGGTAAAGACATGGTGA